A single window of Solenopsis invicta isolate M01_SB chromosome 3, UNIL_Sinv_3.0, whole genome shotgun sequence DNA harbors:
- the LOC105199403 gene encoding 39S ribosomal protein L42, mitochondrial: MNPVLRTIQTCVRSARHARYSTLPSEAVIFMEDDRMVVCWHPEKSFPYEYSLPLPEEKPDTSVLCIGDKDIADVFRKKKPYQIVEELAKITYTTKHRWYPRSRDKKAKTTEPDRPYL, encoded by the coding sequence ATGAATCCCGTGTTGCGCACTATCCAAACTTGCGTTCGCTCCGCGAGACACGCAAGGTACAGTACTTTACCCTCGGAAGCGGTAATATTTATGGAAGACGATCGTATGGTTGTTTGCTGGCATCCAGAGAAATCGTTTCCATACGAGTATTCCCTACCCCTACCCGAGGAGAAGCCTGACACTTCTGTGCTGTGTATTGGAGACAAGGACATCGCAGACGTTTTCAGGAAAAAGAAGCCATACCAGATTGTAGAGGAATTGGCTAAGATCACGTATACCACCAAGCATAGATGGTATCCCAGAAGCAGAGACAAGAAAGCAAAGACTACAGAACCTGATAGACCGTATTTGTAA
- the LOC105199409 gene encoding mediator of RNA polymerase II transcription subunit 19, whose product MMMGDQFRSKVEQYSPKSSPRGARSPVVSRQDSTGTLKTTISLGKNPSILHSGPFYLMKEPPGESELTGATNLMAYYGLEHSYSKFSGKKLKEQLSSFLPNLPGIIDRPGHLDNSSLRSVIEKPPIGGKELLPLTSVQLAGFRLHPGPLPEQYRYINQAPQRKHKNKHKKHKHKPGEVLSGQETATTDVGGSDTHEKKHKKQKRHDEEKEARKKRKKEKKRKKQKHSPEHTGSLTPSQHSNS is encoded by the exons ATGATGATGGGTGATCAGTTTCGTAGTAAAGTGGAGCAGTACTCGCCGAAGTCTTCGCCGAGGGGAGCACGATCTCCAGTTGTATCTCGTCAAGACTCCACAGGCACGCTAAAGACAACCATTTCCCTTGGAAAGAATCCTTCAATTCTACACAGTGGACCATTCTATCTGATGAAGGAACCCCCAG GAGAAAGTGAACTTACCGGAGCAACAAATTTGATGGCTTATTATGGCCTGGAACATTCTTATAGCAAGTTTAGTGGTAAAAAGCTTAAAGAGCAGCTATCATCTTTCTTGCCAAATTTACCTGGTATTATAGATAGGCCTGGGCATCTAGATAATAG ctCATTAAGATCAGTGATTGAGAAACCTCCTATAGGTGGTAAAGAGTTATTGCCTTTAACGAGTGTACAGCTTGCTGGTTTCCGATTGCATCCTGGCCCa CTGCCAGAGCAgtatagatatataaatcaaGCCCCTCAgagaaaacataaaaataagcatAAGAAACATAAGCACAAGCCTGGGGAGGTGCTCAGTGGACAGGAGACCGCGACGACGGACGTGGGTGGTTCCGATACGCATGAAAAGAAACATAAGAAGCAGAAAAGACACGATGAAGAAAAGGAGGCTaggaaaaaacgaaaaaaagagaagaagaggaaaaagcAGAAACACAGCCCGGAGCATACCGGCAGTCTCACACCGTCTCAGCATTCCAATTCGTGA
- the LOC105199408 gene encoding probable glutamate--tRNA ligase, mitochondrial gives MQRSILRATSFQLLQKRFFKKHHVRVRFAPSPTGHMHLGGLRTAMYNYLFARSNNGTFILRIEDTDQTRTVPGAIEKLQDDLLWAGIIPDEDPIRGGPVGPYLQSSRLELYKEQVLKLLNNGSAYYCFCTEKRLELLRKEAMKCRQVPKYDNRCRHFTKEEVKEMLRKNSTYCIRFKLPSISEAFHDIVYGEVLHDVTKSEGDPVIIKSDGYPTYHFANVVDDHFMEISHVLRGVEWQISTPKHIMLYKAFGWDPPVYGHLPLILNADGSKLSKRQNDIKIESFRKQGIFPLALLNYVIGAGGGFHRDQENQDLYSYPELIKQFDINKIKSSSGKLMHEKLMEFNKLEMANLLQNEENHKFFIERIKKLVLETFSEWKNDGNLQLDDDHIITTLKWAQNRIWTLNDLVKQDLAFLWIAPSSTANVKQAECSDAIKLLNAELIEIDASNYKTDWMASYLKDFAKKNGVPFTALMKTLRSVISGVKVGPPVAEMMEILGKDRTLLRLQRCVS, from the exons ATGCAGCGTAGCATACTTCGCGCGACGAGTTTCCAACTGTTGCAGAAACGTTTTTTCAAGAAGCATCATGTGAGGGTTAGATTCGCGCCCAGTCCCACTG GTCACATGCATCTGGGAGGATTGCGTACTGCgatgtacaattatttattcgcACGCAGCAACAATGGCACGTTTATTTTGAGGATCGAAGACACTGATCAGACAAGGACAGTCCCCGGGGCGATAGAAAAACTCCAAGATGATTTGTTGTGGGCGGGGATTATACCAGACGAAGATCCTATCAGAGGTGGCCCTGTTGGTCCTTATTTGCAATCGTCAAGGCTTGAATTATATAA AGAGCAGGTACTTAAACTCTTGAACAACGGATCTGCATATTATTGCTTTTGCACAGAGAAAAGACTGGAGTTACTGAGAAAAGAGGCAATGAAATGTAGACAAGTGCCTAAATATGATAACAGGTGTCGGCATTTCACCAAGgaagaagtgaaagaaatgcTCAGGAAAAACTCGACCTATTGTATTAGATTTAAA TTACCATCTATATCAGAAGCCTTTCACGATATAGTTTATGGAGAGGTGTTGCATGATGTAACTAAATCTGAAGGAGATCCAGTCATTATAAAATCAGATGGTTATCCTACTTACCATTTTGCAAATGTAGTTGATGATCATTTTATGGAGATATCTCATGTCTTACGTGGTGTTGAATGGCAAATTTCTACACCTAAACATATTATGCTTTATAA agCGTTTGGCTGGGATCCTCCTGTATATGGGCACTTGCCTCTAATATTAAATGCAGATGGGTCAAAGTTGTCGAAAAGACAAAATGACATAAAGATTGAATCATTTAGAAAACAAGGTATTTTTCCATTAGCATTGTTGAATTATGTGATAGGGGCTGGTGGTGGTTTTCATAGAGATCAGGAGAATCAAGATCTTTACAGTTATCCAGAATTAATTAAACAG tttgacattaataaaataaaatcaagttcTGGCAAACTTATGCACGAAAAATTAATGGAATTTAACAAATTGGAAATGgcaaatttattgcaaaatgagGAGaaccataaattttttattgaaagaattaaaaaactaGTATTAGAAACATTTTCCGAATG GAAAAATGATGGCAATTTACAGTTGGACGATGATCATATAATAACTACGTTAAAATGGGCCCAAAACAGAATATGGACACTCAACGATCTTGTCAAACAAGATTTAGCGTTCTTATGGATTGCTCCGTCTTCTACGGCAAATGTTAAACAAGCTGAATGTTCGG ATGCAATTAAATTGTTGAACGCGGAATTAATCGAGATAGATGCTAGTAATTACAAGACTGATTGGATGGCATCATATCTGAAGGATTTTGCAAAGAAGAATGGAGTCCCGTTTACTGCTTTGATGAAAACTCTGAGAAGCGTTATTAGTGgtgtaaaa GTCGGTCCACCTGTTGCTGAAATGATGGAAATTTTGGGAAAAGACAGAACATTGTTGCGATTGCAGCGTTGTGTTTCCTGA